From Paenibacillus antri:
CGAGCGAGCCGGAGGTGCTGCTCGGGTCTCCGAAAGCGAACGAGACGGCGCCCGGGTCGGCGAACAATTCGTCGAGCGAATTCCAGGGGTTGTCCTTGTGCGTAATAATGTAAGAATAATAGAGCGGCTTTCCCTTCACCAATTGGACGACGATCGCTTCCGCGCCGCTCTTGTGATGCGCGACGACGTAGGTCAGCGGACCGAAGAACGCCATATCGACATGTCCGAAGTTCATCGCTTCGACGACGCCGTTATAGTCCGGATAATCCGAGATCTCGACCTCTCGGTCAAGCGCGTCGGACAGAATCGTCTGCAGCTTCTTCATCGCTTCGCCGAGCTGTCCTTCGGTTTGTACGGGAATGACGGCGATCTTGAACGGCTCGTCCGCCTTGGCGCCCGATCCCGCGCAGCCCGTCAGCGCTGTCAATGCCAATATGATGGATAATAATGCCAGTAACGCTGTTTTGGAAAATTTCATCCTCTTCTTCTCTCCGTCTCTCGTAAGTTTCCTGAAATTCATGACCCCATTGAAAATTATTCAACGATTACTGTAACAAACGCCCTTCGCATTTGTAAAGACGCGAAGGGCGCTTTTTCGTTACCTATAGATTTCCGCAGCGTTATCGAGGAACAACCGAATCATCGGATCCGATGCGCGAGTCGCTTCGAAGGCGGCATAAAAGCTTCGATCGGTCGGCAGTTCGGCGACCGTCCGTAACGCGCGCGGCAGCGACAGCGCCCAACGGGAGACGACCGTGGCGCCGACGCCGGCTTCGGCGAGCGCCATCGCCGATTCCGTCGAGGACGATACCGCGGCCGTCATCAAATCGGTTGCGGACAGGCCGATCCCCGCGAGCGCCCGATCGAGCGCCTGTCGCGTGCCGGAGCCTTCCTCCCGCAGGACGAAGGGCAAGGCGGTCCACTCCGGAGAAGCGCCGGCGGAATCCCCCGCCGGGGGTTCAATGACGGCGTCCGCGGCCGCGACGACGACGAGCGTGTCCGGCACGACCGGCACGAATTGCAGGACGGGGGAGGGACGGAGAACGCCGACGAACGCGACGTCGATGTGCCGCTGCTCGAGCCGCGATAACACGGCGTCCGAGCCGTCCTCGACGACCGACAGCTCGACGTGCGGATACCGCTCGATAAGCCGCTTCGCGATGGCCGGGAGCAAGTAAGAAGCGGGCACGGTCGAGGCGCCGATGCGAAGCTTCCCCGAGGGGACGCCGGCGCGCGAACGGCACTCGGCCGCCAGCGCATCCCACTCGGCCAGCATCGCCTTCCCGCGCTCGTAGACGAGCCTCCCGGCCGCGGTCGGCTCGACGCCTCCGGTACGGTGGAACAACGGGAGCCCGAGTTCGTCCTCCAACGCTTTGATTTGCTTGCTCAACGCGGACGGGGTCAGCCCGAGGGCGCCGGCCGCTTCCGTGAAGCTGCGGCGATCCACGATATTTACGAACGATTGCAATCTTTTCAGCTGCATGGGGAAAGCGTCACTTCCTTTTTTCCGGACGAGGATCATGATTGTAGTATACACGTCTGAAAGCCGACATGCGTTGGAATCTATTTTTTTTGTAAATATACCTATTTTAGTAGAAA
This genomic window contains:
- the phnD gene encoding phosphate/phosphite/phosphonate ABC transporter substrate-binding protein; this translates as MKFSKTALLALLSIILALTALTGCAGSGAKADEPFKIAVIPVQTEGQLGEAMKKLQTILSDALDREVEISDYPDYNGVVEAMNFGHVDMAFFGPLTYVVAHHKSGAEAIVVQLVKGKPLYYSYIITHKDNPWNSLDELFADPGAVSFAFGDPSSTSGSLVPGVELKARGVLVSETESKLKEVRYTGSHDITAIAVQNKDVDAGAIDSAIYDNLVEQGTIDGNQFKVIWQSEELYQYPWAVKKGMDAELIKKLQDTFVSITDESILSGFGISGFAPTSNEDYESIRVVAEKEGRLE
- a CDS encoding LysR family transcriptional regulator, whose translation is MQLKRLQSFVNIVDRRSFTEAAGALGLTPSALSKQIKALEDELGLPLFHRTGGVEPTAAGRLVYERGKAMLAEWDALAAECRSRAGVPSGKLRIGASTVPASYLLPAIAKRLIERYPHVELSVVEDGSDAVLSRLEQRHIDVAFVGVLRPSPVLQFVPVVPDTLVVVAAADAVIEPPAGDSAGASPEWTALPFVLREEGSGTRQALDRALAGIGLSATDLMTAAVSSSTESAMALAEAGVGATVVSRWALSLPRALRTVAELPTDRSFYAAFEATRASDPMIRLFLDNAAEIYR